The sequence below is a genomic window from Terriglobia bacterium.
TAAAGACAAGCGGAGCAGGATTCGGATCCTGCCTGACGTATGGTTCAGTACTCATAGGTCTGAAATTCTACAGCAACTCGTACGACGGGCCGTCGCCACCTTCCGGCGTGACCCAGTTGATCACCTCATAGGGATCCATGATGTCGCAGGTCTTGCAGTGAACGCAGTTGGAGAAATTGATCTGCAGATGGCGCCCGCTGCCATTCTCGACCATCTCATAGACGGCGGCTGGACAGAAGGACCGGCACGGATTGCCGAATTCCTGCGTACATCGCGGATGGCAGATGTCGGGCTGGAGAATGTGCAGGTGGCACGGCTGATCTTCATTGTGCGCAGTGCCGGAATTGTAGACGTCGGTCAGCTTGTCGAAGGTGAGTTTGCGGTCATAAGTGGGTTCGGAATCCATCGGGACATTGCCGTCGTAATACTGCTTCAAATGCTCCATCCGGGCATAGCCCGGCACGTTGCGATACCGATTGTGCAGCCCGCGGCCGCCGGTCGCCATCTGTAATCCCGTGTGAAGCAGGCCCGCAATCAGCCCATGCTCGAAGGCCTGATGGAAGTTCCGGACCTTCCACAGCTCTTTCTTCACCCAGCTGTCCTCCACGAGTTCGTGAAATCGCTTCAGCTTGTCCCGGGAAAAATCGTTGGCCTGGAGAGCCTCGTGGGCGGCTTCCGCCGCGAGTTGTCCGGTCTTGAAAGCGAGATGGATGCCCTTGAGCCGCATGGCATTCAGGAAACCGGCGGAATCTCCAATGATCATGCCGCCGTTAAAGTAGTACTGCGGCTGGGCCCAATAACCGCCCTCCGGAATCGTCTTGGCTCCATAGGAGTGGAGCGTGCCGCCGTCAAGAATCGCCTTTACGTGAGGGTGCGTTTTGAATTCCTGGAACCGTTCATGCGGATCCAGCCGCGGGTCGAGATAATCGAGTCCCACGACCAGCCCGATGGAAACTCTACCCTCGGACATGTTGTAAATGAATCCGCCGCCGAACTCCTGGTTCCGCAGCGGCCAGCCCATCGTATGGATAACGCGGCCGCCGGTATTTCTCTCCTTCGGCACATCCCAGACTTCTTTGACGCCGACGGTGTAGACCTGTGGATTACGGCCTTCGTCCAGATTGAATCTCCGGATCAGCTGCTTGGTCAGCGATCCCCGCGATCCCTCGGCCAGGATCGTGATTTTGGCGCGGATATCGATCCCCGGTTCGAAATTCGCTTTTGGCTTTCCGCTTTTGTCCGTGCCTTTGTCGCCGGTCCGGACTCCGGCGACGGCATCGTTCTCGATGAGCAGATCCGCACCCGAAAATCCCGCAAAAATATCGACGCCGCTTTTTTCAACCTGCTCTCCAAACCAGCGGGTGAACCGGTTCAGCGAAATAATGTAATTGCCGTGATTCTGGAGCGGGGCAGGAATGAGAGGCAGCGCGAACTTACGATTTCTGGTCAGGAAGAGGACATGATCCTCGTCAACGGAATTCTCGATCGGAGCGCCGCGTTCCTTCCAGTCCGGCATCAGTTCATTGATGCCGCGCGGATCCATGACGGCCCCGGAAATAATGTGGGCGCCGATCTCTTTGCCCTTTTCGAGCAGGGCGATGGAGAGATCTTTATTCAGTTTGCGGAGTTGGTAGGCAGCAGCCAATCCTGCGGGTCCGCCGCCGACGATGACGACGTCGACTTCCAGAACATCGCGTTCGGGCATATATAAAGATTAGCAAGATTAGCCGCAGATTACGCGGATTACGCAGATCTGCGTCATCCGCCTCATGAGCGGCTTAACCTTCGTATCTTTTGAACAGGAGAGATGCGTTGGTCCCCCCGAATCCGAAGGAATTCGACAACGCGTAACGGACTTCGAGCTTGCGGGCTTTGTTGGGAGTGTAATCCAGATCGCAATCCGGATCCGGGGTGTCGTAGTTGATCGTCGGAGGAACCACACCGCGCTCGACAACGAGCGAGGTGATACCGGCTTCCACGGCCCCGGCGGCGCCAAGCAGATGTCCGATCATCGACTTTGTGGAGCTGATTGCAACTTTGTATGCGTAATCGCCGAACAGCCGTTTGATGGCCATGGTCTCGATCCGGTCGTTGGGAGGCGTCGAGGTGCCGTGGGCGTTGATATAGTCCACCTGCTCGGGCTTGATGCCGGCGTCGGTGATGGCGTTCAGCATGACGCGATGCGCGCCTCTCCCATCGTCCGGAGGCAGCGTGATGTGGTAGGCGTCGCCGCTCATGCCGTAGCCGACCAGCTCGGCGATGATCTGAGCTCCGCGCTTCTTGGCGAGCTCCAGTTCTTCCAGAATAATCACGCCCGCGCCCTCGCCGACGACAAATCCGTCGCGGTCCTTGTCGAAGGGACGTGAAGCGCGTTGGGGCTCTTCGTTGCGTGTCGAAAGAGCGCGCATGGCGGCAAACCCTCCGACGCCCATCGGCGTGACGGCAGCTTCCGAACCGCCCGCAACCATGATATCCGCGTCGCCGCGCGAAATGACGCGAAAGGCGTCACCCACCGCGTGAGCGCCCGACGAGCATGCCGTGCACGGGGCCGAGTTCGGCCCGCGAGCGCCGAGACGTATGGAGACCTGACCGGCGGCGAGGTTGATGATGCTCGACGGAATAAAGAACGGAGAAATTTTGCGCGGACCGCCTTCGAGAAAATTGGTGTGCTCGCGCTCGATAATCGTAAACCCGCCGATTCCGGATCCGATGAAAACGCCGGCACGTTCGGACAATTCGGGAGTGATCGTCAATCCGGCATTTTTCATCGCGCCTTCCGCCGCGGCAACGGCGTAGTGGATGAAGGAATCCATCTTCTTGACGTCTTTCTTCTCGAACCAGTTGAGCGGATCGAATCCCTTGACCTCGGCGGCAATCCTGGTGGAAAACTGAGTGGTATCGAAACGGGAAATCGCTGTCACCCCACTGCGTCCCTCGCAGAGGCCTTTCCATGTGTCTTCCGTGCCGGTCCCCAGCGCGGTAACCAACCCAACGCCGGTGACCACAACTCTTCTTTTCTGCAAAATTAAACCTCGGAATCCTGATATCTACGACTTCGGAAGGTGGCTTTCAATGTAATTGATGGCGTCCTTCACTGTCGTGATCTTCTCGGCGTCCTCGTCCGGAATCTCCATGCCGAATCCCTCTTCCAGCGCCATCACCAATTCCACCGTATCGAGAGAGTCCGCGCCGAGATCGTCGATAAAAGAGGCGGTAGGCGTCACTTCGGATTCATCGACGCCCAGTTGTTCCACAATAATCTGTTTGACCTTATCTTCCACTGACGAAGCCATTCTCAAACCCTCCTGTTAAACCATCATCGATTCGCAAACCTGCAATTATAGGAGTGCGTTTAAAACATTTTCCATCGATTTCTCATCCTCGGCGTTCAGCATTGTAACCGACTTATCGATGGATCGAATCAATCCCAACAACACTTTTCCGGGTCCTACTTCGACGAACGTGCGTACGCCTTCATCGAGCAGGCGCTGCACGCTCTCCTGCCAGCGCACCGGCCGCGAGACCTGGCGCCTGACGCCGCTGCGCGCTTCGGCACCGCCGCGTATCGGCTCGGCATCGACATTCGTGATCAGCGGAAAACGCAGATCTCCGAATGAACAGGCAGCGAGATCGACGGACAGCTTTTCCTCCGCCGGCAACATCAACGCGCAATGAAACGGCGCACTCACCTGCAGGAGAATGGCGCGCTTCGCGCCCGCATCCTTTGCGATCGGAAGCGCGCGCTCGACCGCTTCGCGATTTCCCGCAATCACAATTTGTCCGGGTGAGTTCAAATTGGCCGGCGAGACGACCTGTCCCTGCGCGGCTTTTTCGCACACCGCTTGAACCGCCGGAAGATCCAGACCGAGCAACGCCGCCATCGCACCCACGCCGACCGGCACGGCCTCCTGCATGTAGCGGCCGCGGCGGCGGACCAGGGATGCGGCTTCGCTCAACTTCAGCGAGCCGGCCGCCACCAGCGCCGAGTATTCGCCAAGGCTGTGACCGGCGACAAAATCGGGGCGGATACCCTTCTGTTCCAGAATCCGGTAGAGCGCAATCGAGGTCGTCAGAATGGCGGGCTGCGTATTCTCGGTGAGTTTCAGATCCTCTTCCGGCCCGCTGAAGCAGAGCTGCGAAATCGGAGAATCCAGCGCGGCATCGGCCTCATCGAATGCGGCGCGCGCGCCGCTAAATTTCTCACAAATCTCGCGGCCCATTCCGGCATACTGCGAGCCCTGCCCGGGAAAAACAAATGCGATTTTCAATTCAGCCCTGCAATCTCTGGGGTCCCGAGTTCGGTAAATCCCGCTCAATAACGTCATTCACGCCGTGCCGGCAGAATTCGTCCGCAATGCGGATCGCATTCTTGATGGCGTTGGCATTCGAACGGCCGTGGCAAACGATCGTGATTCCCTTGATGCCCAGCAGCGGCGCCCCTCCGTATTCCGAATAATCGAGGCGGTGCTTGAATTGCCGGAATGCGTTCTGCGCGAAGATCGCGCCGACTTTCGCCGAAAGCGTCTTCTGGAGTTCCTGCTTCAGCATGGAGGCGAATGCTTCGTACAGACCTTCGCTCAATTTCAACGCAACGTTGCCGGTAAATCCGTCGCAGACGATCACGTCAACATCGCCGGTAAAGATATCGCGGCCTTCGACGTTACCGATGAAATTGATCGGCGCGCGCTTCAGGGATTTGAAGGCCTCTTTGGTCAGTTCGTTCCCTTTCGAATCCTCTTCTCCGATCGACAACAACCCGACGCGCGGCCGGCGAATTCCAAAAATCGCGCGTGAGTAAATGTCGCCCATGATGGCGAACTGCTCGAGGTGATGCGGTTTGCAATCCACGTTGGCGCCGACGTCGAGCAGGATCGCGGGCTTGCCTTTCTGTGTCGGAAGAACCGTGGAAAGGGCCGGCCGGTCCACCACGGCGAGCGTTCCCATGATCATCTTCACCGTCGCCATCACGGCGCCGGTGTTTCCGGCGCTGACAAAGCCGGAGACTGCGGAATCACGCATCAGCCGGGCCGCCACGTGAATGGACGAATCCTTCTTCCGCCGTGCGGCGGTCGCGGCCGCGTCCTCCATCGTGATGACTTCGCTGGCGTGGACAACTTCGATCGGAAGATTGCCCGCATCGCGCTCGCGCAGGAGTTCGCGCACACGTTCCTCCTGCCCGACCAGGACGATGGGCGTGCCGTATTGCGCAGCAGCCTGGACCGCGCCGTCGATCTCGACCGACGGCCCGCCGTCGCTGCCCATCGCATCGACTGCGATCTTGAAA
It includes:
- a CDS encoding electron transfer flavoprotein-ubiquinone oxidoreductase, with translation MPERDVLEVDVVIVGGGPAGLAAAYQLRKLNKDLSIALLEKGKEIGAHIISGAVMDPRGINELMPDWKERGAPIENSVDEDHVLFLTRNRKFALPLIPAPLQNHGNYIISLNRFTRWFGEQVEKSGVDIFAGFSGADLLIENDAVAGVRTGDKGTDKSGKPKANFEPGIDIRAKITILAEGSRGSLTKQLIRRFNLDEGRNPQVYTVGVKEVWDVPKERNTGGRVIHTMGWPLRNQEFGGGFIYNMSEGRVSIGLVVGLDYLDPRLDPHERFQEFKTHPHVKAILDGGTLHSYGAKTIPEGGYWAQPQYYFNGGMIIGDSAGFLNAMRLKGIHLAFKTGQLAAEAAHEALQANDFSRDKLKRFHELVEDSWVKKELWKVRNFHQAFEHGLIAGLLHTGLQMATGGRGLHNRYRNVPGYARMEHLKQYYDGNVPMDSEPTYDRKLTFDKLTDVYNSGTAHNEDQPCHLHILQPDICHPRCTQEFGNPCRSFCPAAVYEMVENGSGRHLQINFSNCVHCKTCDIMDPYEVINWVTPEGGDGPSYELL
- the fabF gene encoding beta-ketoacyl-ACP synthase II, producing the protein MQKRRVVVTGVGLVTALGTGTEDTWKGLCEGRSGVTAISRFDTTQFSTRIAAEVKGFDPLNWFEKKDVKKMDSFIHYAVAAAEGAMKNAGLTITPELSERAGVFIGSGIGGFTIIEREHTNFLEGGPRKISPFFIPSSIINLAAGQVSIRLGARGPNSAPCTACSSGAHAVGDAFRVISRGDADIMVAGGSEAAVTPMGVGGFAAMRALSTRNEEPQRASRPFDKDRDGFVVGEGAGVIILEELELAKKRGAQIIAELVGYGMSGDAYHITLPPDDGRGAHRVMLNAITDAGIKPEQVDYINAHGTSTPPNDRIETMAIKRLFGDYAYKVAISSTKSMIGHLLGAAGAVEAGITSLVVERGVVPPTINYDTPDPDCDLDYTPNKARKLEVRYALSNSFGFGGTNASLLFKRYEG
- the acpP gene encoding acyl carrier protein — translated: MASSVEDKVKQIIVEQLGVDESEVTPTASFIDDLGADSLDTVELVMALEEGFGMEIPDEDAEKITTVKDAINYIESHLPKS
- the fabD gene encoding ACP S-malonyltransferase encodes the protein MKIAFVFPGQGSQYAGMGREICEKFSGARAAFDEADAALDSPISQLCFSGPEEDLKLTENTQPAILTTSIALYRILEQKGIRPDFVAGHSLGEYSALVAAGSLKLSEAASLVRRRGRYMQEAVPVGVGAMAALLGLDLPAVQAVCEKAAQGQVVSPANLNSPGQIVIAGNREAVERALPIAKDAGAKRAILLQVSAPFHCALMLPAEEKLSVDLAACSFGDLRFPLITNVDAEPIRGGAEARSGVRRQVSRPVRWQESVQRLLDEGVRTFVEVGPGKVLLGLIRSIDKSVTMLNAEDEKSMENVLNALL
- the plsX gene encoding phosphate acyltransferase PlsX, which codes for MAFKIAVDAMGSDGGPSVEIDGAVQAAAQYGTPIVLVGQEERVRELLRERDAGNLPIEVVHASEVITMEDAAATAARRKKDSSIHVAARLMRDSAVSGFVSAGNTGAVMATVKMIMGTLAVVDRPALSTVLPTQKGKPAILLDVGANVDCKPHHLEQFAIMGDIYSRAIFGIRRPRVGLLSIGEEDSKGNELTKEAFKSLKRAPINFIGNVEGRDIFTGDVDVIVCDGFTGNVALKLSEGLYEAFASMLKQELQKTLSAKVGAIFAQNAFRQFKHRLDYSEYGGAPLLGIKGITIVCHGRSNANAIKNAIRIADEFCRHGVNDVIERDLPNSGPQRLQG